Proteins encoded in a region of the Falco rusticolus isolate bFalRus1 chromosome 12, bFalRus1.pri, whole genome shotgun sequence genome:
- the SLC30A1 gene encoding zinc transporter 1, producing the protein MCGGMAAKGPGGPRWWQNRRARLLCMLALTFLFFVVEVVVSRVTSSLAMLSDSFHMLSDVMALVVALVAVRFAQRTRATKKNTFGWVRAEVMGALVNAVFLTALCFTILLEAIERFTEPHEIQQPLVVIGVGVAGLVINLLGLCLFNHHGVGGHGHSHGHGHSHSGRQHPRGGSKPEQPPGDGEAALHREETSTLVENCSSSNGVSQEKLGDMKDDMTDLQVNGNAGHYPLDVEEVEEDSSAQLNMRGVFLHVFGDALGSVIVVVNALLFYGLWNPCPKDGPCFNPCVNNHCMENATLSQILGRANKSEQEHITVAGPCWLLYLDPILCLMMVCILLYTTYPLLRESALILLQTVPKQIDVHSLNSKLRTLEGVEAVHELHIWQLAGSRIIGTAHIKCPDPSTYMMVAKRIKEIFHDEGIHATTIQPEFASVGSESGRGKCEFPCRTQCALKQCCGTGEDSTAKKTEKSSSLSISCSEVVIEFPKTRRTKSESIPSVKLEANTDQNEQFESSL; encoded by the exons ATGTGCGGGGGGATGGCGGCGAaggggccgggcgggccgcgGTGGTGGCAGAACCGGCGGGCGCGGCTGCTGTGCATGCTGGCGCTCACCTTCCTCTTCTTCgtggtggaggtggtggtgagCCGGGTCACGTCGTCGCTGGCCATGCTCTCTGACTCCTTCCACATGCTCTCCGATGTCATGGCCCTGGTCGTGGCACTGGTGGCCGTGCGCTTCGCCCAGCGCACCCGTGCCACCAAGAAGAACACCTTCGGGTGGGTCCGGGCCGAGGTGATGGGCGCCCTCGTCAACGCCGTCTTCCTCACCGCCCTCTGCTTCACCATCCTGCTGGAGGCCATCGAGCGCTTCACCGAGCCCCATGAGATCCAGCAGCCACTGGTGGTCATCGGCGTGGGGGTGGCGGGGCTCGTCATCAAcctgctggggctctgcctcTTCAACCACCACGGCGTCGGGGGCCACGGCCATTCCCACGGCCACGGGCACTCGCACAGCGGCAGGCAGCACCCCCGCGGTGGCTCCAAGCCCGAGCAGCCGCCCGGGGACGGGGAGGCTGCGCTGCACCGGGAGGAGACCAGCACCTTGGTGGagaactgcagcagctccaaCGGAGTCAGCCAGGAGAAGCTAG GTGATATGAAAGACGACATGACTGACCTACAAGTGAATGGGAATGCTGGTCATTATCCTCTGGATGTAGAGGAGGTTGAAGAAGACTCTAGTGCACAGCTTAACATGCGTGGagtttttctgcatgtttttggAGATGCCTTAGGTTCAGTAATTGTGGTAGTGAATGCCTTGCTCTTTTACGGGTTGTGGAATCCATGCCCCAAAGATGGGCCCTGCTTTAATCCATGTGTCAATAATCATTGCATGGAAAATGCTACTTTATCCCAAATACTTGGCAGAGCAAACAAGTCTGAGCAAGAGCACATTACGGTGGCTGGTCCATGCTGGTTGCTATATTTAGATCCCATCCTTTGTTTGATGATGGTTTGTATACTCCTTTACACAACTTATCCGTTACTTAGAGAGTCAGCCCTTATACTTCTACAAACTGTTCCCAAACAAATAGATGTTCATTCTTTGAACTCAAAATTACGTACCCTTGAAGGAGTTGAAGCAGTTCATGAATTACACATTTGGCAGCTAGCAGGCAGTAGGATCATTGGCACTGCTCACATCAAGTGTCCTGACCCTTCCACATACATGATGGTGGCAAAGCGCATAAAAGAGATCTTTCATGACGAAGGGATTCATGCAACTACCATTCAGCCTGAGTTTGCCAGTGTCGGCTCTGAATCAGGGAGAGGGAAATGTGAGTTTCCTTGCAGGACTCAGTGCGCTCTGAAGCAGTGTTGCGGAACAGGAGAAGATAGTACtgcaaagaagacagaaaaatcttcGTCACTTAGTATTTCTTGTTCAGAAGTTGTCATTGAATTTCCAAAAACTAGGAGGACTAAGTCGGAGAGCATTCCTTCAGTTAAGCTAGAGGCAAACACTGATCAAAACGAGCAGTTTGAGTCATCCTTGTAA